A genome region from Tenebrio molitor chromosome 4, icTenMoli1.1, whole genome shotgun sequence includes the following:
- the LOC138129744 gene encoding uncharacterized protein in vnfD 5'region-like isoform X1, translating to MKHFGKKKKNYINFLKTVNIIRFCSHYKKFHFPFFLQPTPMSYHLEKRARMEGGSANEVQRKSTSPKKICNLSTQSFSEIIHVAAFVDKTLFIKAFLEAHKVIVTLAPRRFGKSTNMDMVKEFLTGNKKLFQDNQLKIWKEERFFFYKYCQENPVIHVDFRNITGETEDGLFQSLKDVIHCAFNEHKYLVKKIDGKYSWSDTKLEVVDCIEEFEKYWKTSENLSRGDVIDGLKLLSHCLHVYHNKLVYVLIDEFDSPIMNIIVKQSTSKNDVLDETIYVIGRLMSITFKNNKHLNRGLINACVPVAEQVLSSDANNIQYYQFLRQRRFAPYFGFTDTEVKSLFEKEEFATFNNDQVKKWYNGYKLVDDEGDYAIYSCYSVLKYLSTSHEMKKPCFDNYWVDSACITHLKHLFGYNPIRKLIEYLIDGEEIEIKAIQKFAKEDIIDLLNLVHQELKSIHMSDAHLFLQLLTENGYLNVLRTSPENQRITIRIPNEEIRMLLRGKCYDVELFSQKHQLLDENIEGYLAALESVLTREDKNVFKEYAKAVSKLFDGAIMPQNEDEFHSILFVLAYNVKDYIVRSELSISRTKSQGRPPHLDLHMILNEAGLIVELKFADQSSAAALSQIRTRQYESSFDNYKNVTKKILMGLHMTKEGKVSLTYTIGDSPPETVTSHE from the exons ATGAagcattttggtaaaaaaaaaaaaaattacattaattttttgaaaactgtcaataTCATCAGATTTTGTTCACactataaaaaatttcattttccgttttttctgcaaccaact CCGATGAgttatcatctagaaaaacgAGCAAGAATGGAAGGAGGAAGTGCAAATGAGGTACAAAGAAAg AGCACATCaccaaagaaaatatgtaatttgtcCACACAATCATTTAGTGAAATCATACACGTTGCTGCCTTTGTGGATAAGACGCTATTTATTAAAGCCTTTCTTGAAGCACATAAAGTGATAGTAACTTTGGCGCCTCGCCGCTTTGGGAAATCAACAAACATGGACATGGTGAAAGAATTCCTAACAGGGAACAAAAAACTCTTCCAAGACAATCAGTTAAAAATATGGAAAGAggaaaggttttttttttataagtacTGCCAAGAGAATCCTGTCATACACGTGGACTTTAGAAATATCACTGGTGAAACTGAAGATGGACTTTTTCAATCATTAAAGGATGTCATTCACTGTGCATTTAATGAACATAAGTATCTTGTGAAAAAGATCGATGGAAAATATTCTTGGTCAGATACGAAATTGGAGGTTGTGGACTGTATTGAAGAATTTGAGAAGTATTGGAAAACTTCTGAAAATTTAAGTCGAGGTGATGTGATCGACGGATTGAAGCTCTTATCTCACTGTTTACATGTGTACCATAACAAACTCGTTTATGTATTAATCGATGAATTCGATTCTCCTATCATGAACATCATCGTCAAGCAATCAACTTCAAAGAATGATGTTCTGGACGAAACCATCTATGTTATCGGTCGCCTCATGTCCATTACgttcaaaaacaacaaacatcTCAACAGAGGGTTAATAAATGCCTGTGTCCCCGTCGCAGAACAAGTTTTATCTAGCGACGCGAACAACATCCAGTATTATCAGTTTTTGAGACAACGTAGATTTGCTCCTTATTTTGGATTTACAGATACAGAAGTGAAGAGTCTGTttgaaaaagaagaatttGCTACTTTTAATAATGACCAAGTAAAAAAGTGGTACAATGGTTATAAATTAGTGGATGATGAAGGGGACTATGCCATTTATAGCTGttattcagttttaaaatatttgagcACAAGTCACGAAATGAAGAAACCATGCTTTGACAATTACTGGGTTGACTCGGCCTGCATCACTCACCTAAAACATCTGTTTGGATATAATCCCATTCGTAAATTGATTGAATATCTTATTGATGGAGAAGAGATCGAAATAAAggccattcaaaaatttgcgAAAGAAGACATAATTGACTTACTAAACTTGGTTCATCAAGAACTTAAATCTATACATATGTCAGATGCACATCTTTTCCTCCAACTTTTGACCGAAAATGGATACTTGAATGTTTTACGCACTAGCCCTGAGAATCAAAGAATCACCATTCGGATTCCAAATGAAGAAATTAGGATGTTGTTGCGTGGAAAATGTTATGATGTAGAATTGTTTTCACAGAAACACCAGCTTTTAGATGAAAATATTGAGGGTTATTTGGCTGCATTAGAATCAGTGCTAACAAGAGaagacaaaaatgtatttaaagaaTATGCAAAGGCTGTCTCTAAATTGTTTGATGGAGCCATAATGCCCCAAAACGAGGACGAATTTCATAGTATTCTCTTTGTTTTGGCATATAATGTTAAAGATTATATAGTTCGCAGTGAACTAAGCATCTCCCGAACAAAATCTCAAGGAAGACCTCCTCATCTTGATTTGCATATGATTTTGAATGAAGCTGGCTTGATTgtggaattaaaatttgctgaCCAATCATCAGCGGCCGCTCTTTCTCAAATTAGAACGCGACAGTATGAATCAAGCTTCGACAACtacaaaaatgtcacaaaGAAAATTCTTATGGGTTTGCATATGACTAAAGAAGGGAAAGTTAGTCTGACTTACACTATTGGCGATTCACCTCCAGAAACTGTTACCAGCCATGAATAG
- the LOC138129744 gene encoding uncharacterized protein in vnfD 5'region-like isoform X2, with protein sequence MALMKVSRWVATTARAFITKPMSYHLEKRARMEGGSANEVQRKSTSPKKICNLSTQSFSEIIHVAAFVDKTLFIKAFLEAHKVIVTLAPRRFGKSTNMDMVKEFLTGNKKLFQDNQLKIWKEERFFFYKYCQENPVIHVDFRNITGETEDGLFQSLKDVIHCAFNEHKYLVKKIDGKYSWSDTKLEVVDCIEEFEKYWKTSENLSRGDVIDGLKLLSHCLHVYHNKLVYVLIDEFDSPIMNIIVKQSTSKNDVLDETIYVIGRLMSITFKNNKHLNRGLINACVPVAEQVLSSDANNIQYYQFLRQRRFAPYFGFTDTEVKSLFEKEEFATFNNDQVKKWYNGYKLVDDEGDYAIYSCYSVLKYLSTSHEMKKPCFDNYWVDSACITHLKHLFGYNPIRKLIEYLIDGEEIEIKAIQKFAKEDIIDLLNLVHQELKSIHMSDAHLFLQLLTENGYLNVLRTSPENQRITIRIPNEEIRMLLRGKCYDVELFSQKHQLLDENIEGYLAALESVLTREDKNVFKEYAKAVSKLFDGAIMPQNEDEFHSILFVLAYNVKDYIVRSELSISRTKSQGRPPHLDLHMILNEAGLIVELKFADQSSAAALSQIRTRQYESSFDNYKNVTKKILMGLHMTKEGKVSLTYTIGDSPPETVTSHE encoded by the exons CCGATGAgttatcatctagaaaaacgAGCAAGAATGGAAGGAGGAAGTGCAAATGAGGTACAAAGAAAg AGCACATCaccaaagaaaatatgtaatttgtcCACACAATCATTTAGTGAAATCATACACGTTGCTGCCTTTGTGGATAAGACGCTATTTATTAAAGCCTTTCTTGAAGCACATAAAGTGATAGTAACTTTGGCGCCTCGCCGCTTTGGGAAATCAACAAACATGGACATGGTGAAAGAATTCCTAACAGGGAACAAAAAACTCTTCCAAGACAATCAGTTAAAAATATGGAAAGAggaaaggttttttttttataagtacTGCCAAGAGAATCCTGTCATACACGTGGACTTTAGAAATATCACTGGTGAAACTGAAGATGGACTTTTTCAATCATTAAAGGATGTCATTCACTGTGCATTTAATGAACATAAGTATCTTGTGAAAAAGATCGATGGAAAATATTCTTGGTCAGATACGAAATTGGAGGTTGTGGACTGTATTGAAGAATTTGAGAAGTATTGGAAAACTTCTGAAAATTTAAGTCGAGGTGATGTGATCGACGGATTGAAGCTCTTATCTCACTGTTTACATGTGTACCATAACAAACTCGTTTATGTATTAATCGATGAATTCGATTCTCCTATCATGAACATCATCGTCAAGCAATCAACTTCAAAGAATGATGTTCTGGACGAAACCATCTATGTTATCGGTCGCCTCATGTCCATTACgttcaaaaacaacaaacatcTCAACAGAGGGTTAATAAATGCCTGTGTCCCCGTCGCAGAACAAGTTTTATCTAGCGACGCGAACAACATCCAGTATTATCAGTTTTTGAGACAACGTAGATTTGCTCCTTATTTTGGATTTACAGATACAGAAGTGAAGAGTCTGTttgaaaaagaagaatttGCTACTTTTAATAATGACCAAGTAAAAAAGTGGTACAATGGTTATAAATTAGTGGATGATGAAGGGGACTATGCCATTTATAGCTGttattcagttttaaaatatttgagcACAAGTCACGAAATGAAGAAACCATGCTTTGACAATTACTGGGTTGACTCGGCCTGCATCACTCACCTAAAACATCTGTTTGGATATAATCCCATTCGTAAATTGATTGAATATCTTATTGATGGAGAAGAGATCGAAATAAAggccattcaaaaatttgcgAAAGAAGACATAATTGACTTACTAAACTTGGTTCATCAAGAACTTAAATCTATACATATGTCAGATGCACATCTTTTCCTCCAACTTTTGACCGAAAATGGATACTTGAATGTTTTACGCACTAGCCCTGAGAATCAAAGAATCACCATTCGGATTCCAAATGAAGAAATTAGGATGTTGTTGCGTGGAAAATGTTATGATGTAGAATTGTTTTCACAGAAACACCAGCTTTTAGATGAAAATATTGAGGGTTATTTGGCTGCATTAGAATCAGTGCTAACAAGAGaagacaaaaatgtatttaaagaaTATGCAAAGGCTGTCTCTAAATTGTTTGATGGAGCCATAATGCCCCAAAACGAGGACGAATTTCATAGTATTCTCTTTGTTTTGGCATATAATGTTAAAGATTATATAGTTCGCAGTGAACTAAGCATCTCCCGAACAAAATCTCAAGGAAGACCTCCTCATCTTGATTTGCATATGATTTTGAATGAAGCTGGCTTGATTgtggaattaaaatttgctgaCCAATCATCAGCGGCCGCTCTTTCTCAAATTAGAACGCGACAGTATGAATCAAGCTTCGACAACtacaaaaatgtcacaaaGAAAATTCTTATGGGTTTGCATATGACTAAAGAAGGGAAAGTTAGTCTGACTTACACTATTGGCGATTCACCTCCAGAAACTGTTACCAGCCATGAATAG
- the LOC138129744 gene encoding uncharacterized protein in vnfD 5'region-like isoform X3: MSYHLEKRARMEGGSANEVQRKSTSPKKICNLSTQSFSEIIHVAAFVDKTLFIKAFLEAHKVIVTLAPRRFGKSTNMDMVKEFLTGNKKLFQDNQLKIWKEERFFFYKYCQENPVIHVDFRNITGETEDGLFQSLKDVIHCAFNEHKYLVKKIDGKYSWSDTKLEVVDCIEEFEKYWKTSENLSRGDVIDGLKLLSHCLHVYHNKLVYVLIDEFDSPIMNIIVKQSTSKNDVLDETIYVIGRLMSITFKNNKHLNRGLINACVPVAEQVLSSDANNIQYYQFLRQRRFAPYFGFTDTEVKSLFEKEEFATFNNDQVKKWYNGYKLVDDEGDYAIYSCYSVLKYLSTSHEMKKPCFDNYWVDSACITHLKHLFGYNPIRKLIEYLIDGEEIEIKAIQKFAKEDIIDLLNLVHQELKSIHMSDAHLFLQLLTENGYLNVLRTSPENQRITIRIPNEEIRMLLRGKCYDVELFSQKHQLLDENIEGYLAALESVLTREDKNVFKEYAKAVSKLFDGAIMPQNEDEFHSILFVLAYNVKDYIVRSELSISRTKSQGRPPHLDLHMILNEAGLIVELKFADQSSAAALSQIRTRQYESSFDNYKNVTKKILMGLHMTKEGKVSLTYTIGDSPPETVTSHE, from the exons ATGAgttatcatctagaaaaacgAGCAAGAATGGAAGGAGGAAGTGCAAATGAGGTACAAAGAAAg AGCACATCaccaaagaaaatatgtaatttgtcCACACAATCATTTAGTGAAATCATACACGTTGCTGCCTTTGTGGATAAGACGCTATTTATTAAAGCCTTTCTTGAAGCACATAAAGTGATAGTAACTTTGGCGCCTCGCCGCTTTGGGAAATCAACAAACATGGACATGGTGAAAGAATTCCTAACAGGGAACAAAAAACTCTTCCAAGACAATCAGTTAAAAATATGGAAAGAggaaaggttttttttttataagtacTGCCAAGAGAATCCTGTCATACACGTGGACTTTAGAAATATCACTGGTGAAACTGAAGATGGACTTTTTCAATCATTAAAGGATGTCATTCACTGTGCATTTAATGAACATAAGTATCTTGTGAAAAAGATCGATGGAAAATATTCTTGGTCAGATACGAAATTGGAGGTTGTGGACTGTATTGAAGAATTTGAGAAGTATTGGAAAACTTCTGAAAATTTAAGTCGAGGTGATGTGATCGACGGATTGAAGCTCTTATCTCACTGTTTACATGTGTACCATAACAAACTCGTTTATGTATTAATCGATGAATTCGATTCTCCTATCATGAACATCATCGTCAAGCAATCAACTTCAAAGAATGATGTTCTGGACGAAACCATCTATGTTATCGGTCGCCTCATGTCCATTACgttcaaaaacaacaaacatcTCAACAGAGGGTTAATAAATGCCTGTGTCCCCGTCGCAGAACAAGTTTTATCTAGCGACGCGAACAACATCCAGTATTATCAGTTTTTGAGACAACGTAGATTTGCTCCTTATTTTGGATTTACAGATACAGAAGTGAAGAGTCTGTttgaaaaagaagaatttGCTACTTTTAATAATGACCAAGTAAAAAAGTGGTACAATGGTTATAAATTAGTGGATGATGAAGGGGACTATGCCATTTATAGCTGttattcagttttaaaatatttgagcACAAGTCACGAAATGAAGAAACCATGCTTTGACAATTACTGGGTTGACTCGGCCTGCATCACTCACCTAAAACATCTGTTTGGATATAATCCCATTCGTAAATTGATTGAATATCTTATTGATGGAGAAGAGATCGAAATAAAggccattcaaaaatttgcgAAAGAAGACATAATTGACTTACTAAACTTGGTTCATCAAGAACTTAAATCTATACATATGTCAGATGCACATCTTTTCCTCCAACTTTTGACCGAAAATGGATACTTGAATGTTTTACGCACTAGCCCTGAGAATCAAAGAATCACCATTCGGATTCCAAATGAAGAAATTAGGATGTTGTTGCGTGGAAAATGTTATGATGTAGAATTGTTTTCACAGAAACACCAGCTTTTAGATGAAAATATTGAGGGTTATTTGGCTGCATTAGAATCAGTGCTAACAAGAGaagacaaaaatgtatttaaagaaTATGCAAAGGCTGTCTCTAAATTGTTTGATGGAGCCATAATGCCCCAAAACGAGGACGAATTTCATAGTATTCTCTTTGTTTTGGCATATAATGTTAAAGATTATATAGTTCGCAGTGAACTAAGCATCTCCCGAACAAAATCTCAAGGAAGACCTCCTCATCTTGATTTGCATATGATTTTGAATGAAGCTGGCTTGATTgtggaattaaaatttgctgaCCAATCATCAGCGGCCGCTCTTTCTCAAATTAGAACGCGACAGTATGAATCAAGCTTCGACAACtacaaaaatgtcacaaaGAAAATTCTTATGGGTTTGCATATGACTAAAGAAGGGAAAGTTAGTCTGACTTACACTATTGGCGATTCACCTCCAGAAACTGTTACCAGCCATGAATAG